One segment of Plasmodium vivax chromosome 14, whole genome shotgun sequence DNA contains the following:
- a CDS encoding hypothetical protein, conserved (encoded by transcript PVX_101185A) produces MGELFSIKNLFICSNERSVEELRTAMEGLLKKERAEGAGGGEKEAKEETHPGGKKYEMIKDYLDANKNNVLHFAIYGNNMNNVKFIIENTNLINSINSEEQNGLIISVLNRNTQISKYLIEQNIDYNQKDKHKANALLYSLITQNYEIFNLLMEKKNIDINVNSFEKGNLLSVSIFERNIHVLKKLFNKFICPFVEGSVYPHPLLYITYSSDNELLFLYLTYCMYYCTKDDALYKINTANFDHSREEIYVDLDHRQVICSIWDNSTYDLSAFKDVLNMTDEDGTPLCSTCVNNGNSLGKNIFDYFSAPS; encoded by the coding sequence ATGGGGGAACTGTTTTCGATAAAGAACCTGTTCATATGCTCGAACGAAAGAAGCGTGGAGGAGCTGCGGACGGCCATGGAGGGGCTCctgaaaaaggagagagcCGAAGGGGCAGGCGGCGGGGAGAAGGAGGCAAAAGAGGAGACACATccaggagggaaaaaatacgaaatGATTAAGGACTACCTGGacgcaaataaaaacaacgtactccattttgcaatttacggaaataatatgaacaacgtaaaatttataatcgaaaatacaaatttgaTAAATAGCATTAACAGcgaagagcaaaatggacTGATCATCAGCGTCCTCAACAGAAACACACAAAtctcaaaatatttaattgaACAAAATATCGATTACAATCAGAAGGACAAACATAAGGCGAATGCTTTACTGTACAGTTTGATTacacaaaattatgaaatttttaatcttcttatggaaaaaaaaaatattgacaTTAATGTTAACAGTtttgaaaaggggaatttATTAAGTGTATCCATATTTGAAAGGAACATacatgtgttaaaaaaattgtttaataaatttatttgtccCTTCGTTGAGGGAAGCGTATATCCTCACCCTCTTCTCTACATCACGTACAGCAGTGACAATGAGCTGCTGTTCCTTTATTTGACTTACTGCATGTATTATTGTACGAAGGATGATGcactttataaaataaacacaGCGAATTTTGACCATTCAAGGGAGGAGATTTACGTTGATTTGGACCATCGACAGGTGATTTGCTCCATTTGGGACAATTCCACTTATGACCTCAGCGCTTTTAAAGATGTTTTAAACATGACGGATGAAGATGGCACTCCTCTGTGTAGCACGTGCGTCAATAATGGGAACTCCCTCgggaaaaacattttcgaCTACTTTAGCGCCCCGTCGTGA